In a genomic window of Afipia carboxidovorans OM5:
- a CDS encoding IS110 family transposase: MTASYDYHIGVDYHKSYSHLVVQDTAGKTLRSGRVKNDRQSLGSFLERYRENSHAVVEATRNWMVMYDWLDDICDDVVLAHPLKVKAIADAKIKTDKIDATVLAHLLRADLVPQAWAPGEKARELRIALRERMFYVRLRTMVKNRIVTVFDRYPEQTAQLKKLGDLFGKAGRQQFAALHVSDIDRIQIDRGLDFIGDIDVRIKQSEATIRAMTKTNSNVKLLKTIPGIGEFFARLIDAEIDDIRRFRTSKKLAAYAGLVPSTYSSGGKTYHGGIIKQGNKWLRWAFVEAVAPAVATDPQLRAQYEHLKFRGANKARVAIARKLLTIAFQILRDQRPYERRGLNSEEGASSTTSRLS, translated from the coding sequence GTGACTGCATCCTATGATTATCACATTGGCGTCGATTACCACAAAAGCTACAGCCATCTGGTCGTTCAGGACACGGCCGGGAAGACGCTACGCTCCGGGCGGGTGAAAAACGATCGCCAGTCGCTCGGTTCGTTTCTGGAGCGGTACAGGGAGAACAGCCATGCGGTCGTGGAAGCGACCCGCAACTGGATGGTGATGTATGATTGGCTCGACGACATCTGTGATGATGTCGTTCTCGCCCACCCCTTGAAGGTCAAGGCGATCGCCGACGCGAAGATCAAGACGGACAAGATCGACGCGACGGTTCTGGCCCATCTGTTGCGGGCTGATCTGGTTCCACAAGCCTGGGCGCCGGGAGAGAAGGCACGGGAGCTTCGCATCGCCCTTCGCGAACGGATGTTCTACGTGCGGCTTCGCACGATGGTGAAGAACCGGATCGTGACGGTGTTCGACCGCTATCCAGAGCAGACGGCACAGCTAAAAAAGCTGGGTGACCTGTTCGGCAAGGCCGGACGCCAGCAGTTCGCCGCACTCCATGTCTCGGACATCGACCGCATCCAGATCGATCGCGGTCTCGACTTCATCGGCGACATCGACGTGCGGATCAAGCAGTCGGAAGCCACCATCCGGGCGATGACGAAGACCAACAGCAATGTGAAGCTCCTGAAGACGATCCCCGGCATCGGTGAGTTCTTCGCAAGGCTGATCGACGCCGAGATCGACGACATCCGCCGCTTCCGCACGTCGAAGAAGCTGGCCGCCTATGCGGGTCTTGTTCCCTCGACCTATTCGAGCGGGGGCAAGACCTATCACGGCGGGATCATCAAGCAGGGCAACAAGTGGCTGCGCTGGGCCTTCGTGGAGGCGGTCGCACCAGCCGTCGCCACCGATCCGCAGCTTCGAGCCCAATATGAACACCTGAAGTTCAGAGGAGCGAATAAGGCGCGTGTCGCAATCGCGCGCAAGCTTTTGACGATCGCCTTCCAGATCCTGCGTGACCAGCGCCCCTACGAGCGGCGCGGTCTCAACAGCGAGGAAGGCGCATCGTCGACGACATCCCGGCTGTCCTGA
- a CDS encoding RES family NAD+ phosphorylase, whose amino-acid sequence MPYRGPLFRALNPVYARNPLSGEGAALHGGRFNVKGMPALYASLSVMTALREANRAGSLQPTMLVSYTAEIEHVFDSRDDTALAAHGIDAAALADPTWRDQMKAAGEAKTQAFARRLIAAGFDALLVRSFAPGAAADDLNLVLWRWSDKAPARLVLIDDENRLSR is encoded by the coding sequence ATGCCGTATCGCGGGCCGCTGTTTCGCGCGCTCAATCCGGTTTACGCGCGCAATCCTCTCTCCGGAGAGGGTGCTGCGCTGCACGGCGGCCGCTTCAATGTGAAGGGAATGCCGGCACTCTATGCTTCGCTGTCGGTGATGACAGCGTTGCGCGAGGCCAATCGCGCTGGTTCCCTCCAGCCGACCATGCTCGTGTCCTATACGGCCGAGATTGAACACGTGTTCGACAGCCGGGATGACACCGCGCTCGCGGCACACGGGATCGATGCTGCGGCGCTGGCGGACCCGACATGGCGCGATCAAATGAAAGCAGCCGGAGAAGCGAAGACGCAGGCATTCGCCCGGCGGCTTATTGCAGCGGGCTTCGACGCCCTGCTGGTTCGCAGTTTCGCACCGGGTGCCGCGGCTGATGATCTTAACCTCGTCCTATGGCGCTGGAGCGATAAGGCTCCAGCCCGCCTCGTGCTGATTGACGATGAAAACCGCCTGTCACGTTAG
- a CDS encoding ParB/RepB/Spo0J family partition protein, whose product MKLMKVDPRALNENPDPTRRTKSSPQSDALLLATIKAVGIIQPPIVTAQRGRGNGFTIEIGHRRVTQAIAAKLDEIEILVADPDEEKDALRSLIENVAREALNPVDLWRRIERLVALGWNEESIGTALGQSVRQIRKLRLLANILPAMLDHIAKGDMPSEQHLRTIVAATQDEQAQVWKKHKPRKTDPQVSWSDVARALTKDRMYARHANFGDDLAQAYGIVWQEDLFAPADEDSRYTNDVEAFLGAQQEWMTANMPKRSTVIEVTTWGDPKLPPKAERVYGKPNKSDCTGWYLDPRNGSVQSIAYRMQKPKKDKAKAKGSHASGSDSTAPASRPDVTRRGMDMIGDLRTDALHEAFARAPIEDDTLTALLVLAFAGGNVSVASGRNSDHGIRAQQARRLIGDDGSLAYDRETLQQVAREVLTDVLSCRENRSNSGVVARVAGSAIGADEFLPNLATEEFLSCLSRGALEASLKGTPVLPRQRVKDTRAALVAHYADGRFVYPAALFAPTAEIVAEWAEDNAFVDEDDDAADDIDAGDDEHGGYAEAAE is encoded by the coding sequence ATGAAACTGATGAAAGTTGATCCACGCGCGCTCAACGAGAATCCCGACCCGACGCGCCGCACCAAGTCCTCGCCGCAGAGTGACGCGTTACTGCTCGCGACCATCAAGGCCGTGGGCATCATCCAGCCACCGATCGTGACCGCTCAGCGCGGCCGCGGCAACGGCTTTACCATCGAGATCGGTCATCGCCGCGTAACGCAGGCGATCGCCGCCAAACTCGATGAGATCGAGATTCTGGTCGCCGATCCCGACGAGGAGAAGGATGCGCTGCGCAGCCTGATCGAGAACGTGGCGCGGGAGGCGCTCAATCCCGTCGACCTCTGGCGTCGCATCGAGCGTCTGGTCGCGCTCGGCTGGAACGAGGAGTCGATCGGCACCGCTCTCGGTCAGTCCGTGCGTCAGATCCGCAAGCTCCGCCTGCTTGCGAACATCCTGCCCGCGATGCTCGACCATATCGCCAAAGGCGATATGCCGAGCGAGCAGCACCTGCGCACCATCGTTGCAGCCACACAGGACGAGCAGGCGCAGGTCTGGAAGAAGCACAAGCCGCGCAAGACCGATCCGCAGGTCTCATGGAGTGATGTGGCGCGCGCACTGACGAAGGACCGCATGTATGCGCGCCATGCGAATTTCGGCGATGACCTCGCGCAGGCTTACGGGATCGTGTGGCAGGAGGACTTGTTCGCGCCCGCCGACGAGGACAGCCGATACACCAACGACGTCGAGGCGTTCCTCGGTGCGCAGCAGGAATGGATGACCGCCAATATGCCCAAGCGCAGCACGGTTATCGAGGTTACGACCTGGGGTGATCCAAAGCTGCCGCCGAAGGCCGAGCGCGTCTATGGCAAGCCGAACAAGAGCGACTGCACCGGCTGGTATCTCGACCCGCGCAACGGTTCGGTGCAGTCCATCGCATACCGGATGCAGAAGCCGAAGAAAGACAAGGCAAAGGCGAAAGGCTCCCACGCTTCCGGCTCCGACAGCACTGCGCCGGCATCGCGGCCCGATGTCACTCGACGCGGCATGGATATGATCGGCGACCTGCGGACCGATGCATTGCACGAGGCGTTCGCGCGCGCACCGATCGAGGACGACACTTTGACCGCGCTGCTCGTGCTGGCCTTCGCCGGCGGGAACGTGTCGGTCGCCTCGGGGCGTAACTCCGACCACGGTATCCGCGCGCAGCAGGCGCGGCGACTGATCGGCGACGACGGCAGCCTCGCTTATGACCGCGAGACGCTGCAGCAGGTCGCGCGGGAGGTCCTGACGGACGTTCTGTCATGCCGTGAAAACCGTTCGAACAGCGGCGTGGTCGCGCGCGTTGCCGGCTCTGCGATCGGTGCCGATGAGTTCCTCCCCAATCTCGCGACGGAGGAATTCCTGTCCTGCCTCTCGCGCGGTGCGCTCGAGGCATCGCTGAAAGGCACGCCCGTCCTGCCGCGCCAGCGGGTGAAGGACACGCGCGCAGCGCTGGTCGCGCACTACGCCGACGGCCGCTTCGTCTATCCGGCGGCACTGTTCGCGCCGACGGCCGAGATCGTCGCGGAATGGGCTGAAGACAATGCGTTCGTCGATGAGGACGACGATGCCGCCGACGACATCGATGCTGGCGACGACGAGCATGGCGGCTACGCCGAAGCCGCCGAGTAG
- a CDS encoding helicase-related protein, translated as MAHDDPFTLDLFNTSALSSGLGLGVTAFAGNSASVADDGDDANPSAPASAVAVAMVARSAPPAQHLQGSNFYLADSRGLARGWKERARDNIAAIRLAAEIGAAERAATPEEQAKLILFTGFGASDLANGVFRRPGESDFREGWDEIGTALEDAVGEADYASLARCTQYAHFTPEFIVQAIWSGLQRLGWRGGRILEPGIGTGLFPALMPDGLRDVSRVTGIELDPVTARIARLLQPRARIIAGDFVRTELPASFDLAIGNPPFSDRTVRSDRAYRSLGLRLHDYFIARAIDLLKPGALAAFVTSAGTMDKADSTMRECIAKSADLIAAIRLPEGSFRASAGTEVVVDVLFFRKHKIGDAEGDLSWLDLDEVRPATDDEGAIRVNRWFVKHPDLVLGAHALASGPFGETYTCLPREGEDLAAAISTAIQFLPEAIYDGEPEVIDLDLEALDDPSLDDLPSDRHVREGSYFFDKARGLMQILDGEPVAVKMRKGRSGDGVPDKHIRIIRKLIPIRDAVREVLKTQELDRPWKDAQVKLRIAWSNFVRDFGPINFTTVSLTEDEETGEVRETHRRPNIQPFLDDPDCWLVASIEDYDLETNTAKPGPIFTERVISPPAAPVITSAADALAVVLNERGRVDVDHIAELLHRDRDDVVAELGSAIFCDPADGSWQTADAYLSGPVRDRLKAAKAAAALDPVYERNVAALQGVQPADLRPSDITARLGAPWIPAADIIAFVKETMDAEIKIHHMPELASWTVEARQLGWMAAGTSEWGTDRRHAGELLSDALNSRVPQIFDTIKDGDSERRVLNVIDTEAAKTKLQKIKDAFQRWIWSDADRTDRLARLYNDRFNNIAPRAFDGSHLKLPGASGAFVLYGHQKRGIWRVISSGSTYLAHAVGAGKTMTMAAAVMEQRRLGLIAKAILVVPGHCLAQAAREFLALYPNARILVADETNFTKDKRHRFLSRAATATWDAIIITHSAFRFISVPSAFEQQMIQDELELYETLLTKVESDDRVSRKRLERLKEGLQERLESLSTRKDDLLTISEIGVDQIIVDEAQEFRKLSFATNMSTLKGVDPNGSQRAWDLYVKSRFVETKNPGRALVLASGTPITNTLGEMFSVQRYLGFAALLERGLHEFDAWASTFGDVSTELELQPSGKYKPVTRFATFVNVPELIAMFRSFADVVMPEDLRQYVKVPAISTGRRQILTAKPTAAFKRYQVLLDARIKAIEERDRPPEPGDDILLSVITDGRHAAIDLRLVDSDNDNEPENKLNKLIANAFRIWRETAKNTYVRPDGKPFELPGAAQMIFSDLGTINVEKTRGFSAYRWIRDELIRMGVPPSEIAFIQDFKKTEAKQRLFGDVRAGKVRFLLGSSDTMGTGVNAQLRLRALHHLDVPWLPSQIEQREGRIVRQGNQNDEVDIYAYATEGSLDAQMWQNNERKARFIAAALSGDTSIRRLEDLGESQANQFAMAKAIASGDERLMRKAGLEADIARLDRLRAAHIDDQHAVRRQVRDAERDIEFATRRIAEIGQDIARLVPTGGEAFAMRVKERRYSERKEAGRALMKELLTLVQLQHEGASVIASIGGFDVEYVGERIGRDGYCYTTRLMRTGTNDEIDLPVTVTPLGAISRLEHAVGDFEAEQEHFRQGLIDARRRLAAYQSREGGDFAFAAELADKRQQLCAIEAELANDSESPANRIAA; from the coding sequence ATGGCGCACGACGATCCCTTTACTCTCGATCTCTTCAACACATCTGCTCTGTCGTCCGGCCTCGGCCTCGGCGTCACCGCATTCGCCGGTAACTCAGCATCCGTCGCGGACGATGGCGACGATGCCAATCCGTCGGCTCCGGCTTCTGCTGTTGCGGTCGCTATGGTCGCACGATCGGCACCGCCCGCCCAGCATTTACAAGGCAGCAATTTCTATCTCGCGGATAGCCGTGGTCTCGCACGCGGCTGGAAGGAACGCGCCCGCGATAATATCGCCGCGATCCGGCTTGCGGCAGAAATCGGGGCCGCCGAGCGAGCCGCCACTCCGGAGGAGCAGGCGAAGCTGATCCTCTTTACAGGCTTTGGCGCATCCGACCTTGCCAACGGAGTCTTCCGTCGGCCCGGAGAGAGTGACTTCCGCGAGGGCTGGGACGAGATCGGCACGGCGTTGGAGGACGCTGTCGGTGAAGCCGATTATGCATCGCTAGCCCGCTGTACCCAGTACGCTCACTTCACGCCCGAGTTCATCGTCCAGGCAATCTGGTCAGGGCTCCAGCGGCTCGGCTGGCGCGGCGGCCGCATATTGGAGCCCGGCATCGGCACAGGCCTGTTCCCGGCACTCATGCCGGACGGCCTGCGTGACGTCTCCCGCGTCACCGGCATCGAGCTCGATCCCGTCACTGCACGCATCGCTCGGCTGTTGCAGCCGCGGGCGCGTATCATCGCCGGCGATTTCGTTCGCACGGAGCTGCCGGCGAGCTTCGATCTTGCGATCGGTAATCCGCCGTTCTCGGATCGCACCGTCCGTTCCGATCGCGCGTATCGATCGCTCGGCCTTCGCCTGCATGATTATTTCATCGCGCGGGCGATCGACCTGTTGAAGCCCGGTGCGCTTGCCGCCTTCGTGACCAGTGCGGGCACAATGGACAAAGCTGACAGCACCATGCGCGAGTGTATCGCGAAATCGGCCGACCTTATTGCCGCAATCCGCTTGCCTGAGGGCAGCTTCCGCGCCAGCGCCGGCACGGAGGTGGTTGTCGACGTGCTGTTCTTCCGCAAACACAAAATCGGAGACGCGGAAGGCGATCTGTCGTGGCTCGATCTCGACGAGGTCCGACCGGCGACAGACGACGAAGGTGCGATCCGCGTCAATCGCTGGTTCGTGAAGCACCCGGATCTCGTGCTGGGCGCCCATGCCCTGGCTTCCGGTCCCTTCGGTGAGACCTACACATGCCTTCCTCGCGAAGGCGAGGACCTCGCTGCGGCCATCTCGACAGCGATCCAGTTCCTCCCGGAAGCGATTTATGATGGCGAGCCGGAGGTGATCGATCTCGATCTGGAGGCGCTCGACGATCCATCCTTGGACGATCTGCCATCCGACCGGCATGTCCGCGAAGGCAGCTACTTCTTCGACAAGGCCCGCGGCCTGATGCAGATCCTCGACGGCGAGCCCGTCGCGGTGAAGATGCGCAAGGGCCGCAGCGGCGATGGCGTGCCCGACAAGCACATCCGCATCATCCGCAAGCTTATCCCGATCCGGGACGCTGTGCGCGAGGTCCTGAAAACCCAAGAGCTCGATCGGCCATGGAAGGACGCGCAGGTGAAGCTGCGCATCGCCTGGTCGAATTTCGTGCGCGACTTCGGCCCGATTAATTTCACTACGGTGTCTTTGACAGAGGACGAGGAAACCGGCGAGGTGCGCGAGACGCATCGCCGCCCCAATATCCAGCCATTTCTCGACGATCCCGACTGCTGGCTGGTCGCCTCGATCGAGGACTACGACCTCGAAACCAATACGGCGAAGCCCGGTCCGATCTTTACCGAACGTGTGATCTCACCGCCGGCCGCACCGGTGATCACGAGCGCGGCCGACGCACTCGCTGTTGTTCTCAACGAGCGCGGCCGTGTCGACGTCGATCATATCGCCGAACTCTTGCATCGCGATCGCGACGATGTCGTTGCCGAGCTCGGCAGCGCGATCTTCTGTGATCCTGCCGACGGTTCCTGGCAAACTGCGGACGCCTATCTGTCCGGCCCGGTCCGCGACAGGCTGAAGGCGGCGAAGGCCGCCGCCGCGCTCGACCCGGTCTATGAGCGCAACGTCGCCGCGCTGCAGGGAGTACAGCCTGCTGATCTGCGTCCCTCCGACATTACCGCCCGACTCGGCGCGCCGTGGATTCCGGCCGCCGACATTATTGCATTCGTCAAGGAGACGATGGATGCCGAGATTAAAATCCACCACATGCCTGAGCTCGCCTCCTGGACTGTGGAGGCCCGACAGCTTGGATGGATGGCGGCCGGTACGTCGGAATGGGGCACGGATCGCCGACATGCCGGCGAACTGCTCTCCGATGCGCTGAACAGCCGCGTTCCGCAAATCTTCGACACCATCAAGGACGGTGACAGCGAGCGGCGGGTGCTCAATGTGATTGACACCGAGGCCGCAAAGACAAAGCTGCAGAAGATCAAGGATGCCTTCCAGCGCTGGATCTGGTCCGATGCGGATCGGACTGACCGGCTGGCCCGGCTCTACAATGATCGCTTCAATAACATCGCGCCACGAGCCTTTGATGGCTCTCATCTGAAGCTCCCGGGCGCCTCTGGCGCCTTTGTTCTTTATGGGCACCAGAAGCGCGGCATCTGGCGCGTTATCTCTTCCGGGTCGACCTATCTCGCTCATGCGGTCGGCGCCGGCAAGACCATGACGATGGCAGCCGCGGTCATGGAGCAGCGCCGGCTTGGCCTGATCGCCAAGGCCATACTGGTCGTTCCCGGTCATTGCCTGGCGCAGGCGGCGCGCGAGTTCCTCGCACTCTATCCGAACGCCCGCATTCTCGTTGCCGACGAGACCAATTTTACCAAGGACAAGCGGCATCGGTTCCTGTCGCGCGCCGCCACGGCGACATGGGATGCGATCATCATCACGCACAGCGCCTTCCGCTTCATCAGCGTGCCCTCGGCCTTCGAGCAGCAGATGATCCAGGACGAGCTGGAGCTCTATGAGACGCTCTTGACCAAGGTCGAGAGCGACGACCGCGTTTCACGAAAACGGCTCGAGCGGCTGAAGGAGGGATTGCAGGAGCGGCTCGAATCTCTTTCCACGCGCAAGGATGATCTCCTGACCATCTCGGAGATCGGCGTCGACCAGATCATCGTCGACGAGGCGCAGGAGTTCAGAAAGCTCTCCTTCGCCACCAACATGTCGACGTTGAAGGGCGTCGATCCCAACGGCTCGCAGCGCGCATGGGACCTTTACGTGAAGTCGCGCTTCGTCGAGACCAAGAACCCGGGACGAGCGCTCGTTCTAGCGTCCGGCACGCCAATCACCAATACACTTGGCGAGATGTTCTCGGTGCAGCGCTATCTCGGCTTCGCTGCGCTCCTCGAGCGTGGACTGCACGAGTTCGACGCCTGGGCGTCGACCTTCGGCGACGTGTCGACCGAACTCGAGCTCCAGCCCTCCGGCAAATACAAGCCGGTGACGCGCTTTGCCACGTTCGTCAACGTGCCGGAGTTGATTGCCATGTTCCGCTCCTTCGCGGACGTGGTGATGCCGGAGGACCTGCGGCAATATGTGAAGGTGCCAGCGATCTCGACCGGCCGGCGTCAGATCCTGACCGCGAAGCCGACCGCCGCGTTCAAGCGATACCAGGTTCTGCTCGACGCGCGCATCAAGGCAATCGAAGAGCGCGACCGGCCGCCTGAGCCCGGCGACGATATCCTGCTCTCTGTCATCACGGACGGCCGTCACGCAGCGATCGACCTGCGCCTGGTCGATTCCGACAATGACAACGAGCCTGAGAATAAGCTCAACAAGCTGATCGCGAACGCCTTCCGCATCTGGCGGGAGACGGCGAAAAACACCTATGTGCGCCCAGACGGCAAGCCGTTCGAGCTTCCCGGCGCGGCACAGATGATTTTCTCCGATCTCGGCACCATCAACGTCGAGAAGACGAGGGGCTTCTCCGCGTATCGCTGGATCAGGGACGAACTGATCCGCATGGGCGTTCCGCCGAGCGAGATCGCATTCATCCAGGACTTCAAGAAGACTGAAGCCAAACAGCGCCTGTTCGGCGATGTGCGGGCCGGCAAGGTTCGCTTCCTGCTCGGATCCTCCGACACGATGGGCACGGGCGTCAATGCGCAGCTCCGACTGCGGGCGCTTCACCACCTCGACGTGCCATGGCTGCCCTCGCAGATCGAGCAACGTGAAGGTCGCATCGTTCGGCAGGGTAACCAGAATGATGAAGTCGATATCTACGCCTACGCGACTGAAGGCAGCCTCGATGCGCAGATGTGGCAGAATAACGAGCGCAAGGCCCGCTTCATCGCGGCCGCGCTCTCGGGCGACACCTCGATCCGTCGGCTCGAAGATCTGGGAGAGAGCCAGGCCAACCAGTTCGCCATGGCCAAGGCAATTGCATCGGGCGACGAGCGACTGATGCGCAAGGCGGGACTTGAAGCGGATATCGCGCGGCTTGATCGATTGCGTGCTGCGCACATCGACGATCAACATGCCGTGCGCCGGCAGGTCCGCGATGCTGAGCGCGACATCGAATTTGCAACCCGGCGCATCGCCGAGATTGGCCAGGATATCGCCCGTCTCGTGCCAACTGGCGGCGAGGCCTTCGCGATGCGCGTGAAGGAGAGGCGCTACTCCGAGCGCAAGGAGGCCGGCCGTGCCTTGATGAAGGAGCTCCTCACACTGGTCCAGCTTCAGCACGAAGGCGCGAGCGTCATCGCATCGATCGGCGGATTCGACGTTGAATATGTCGGCGAGCGCATCGGCCGCGACGGCTATTGCTACACGACGAGGCTGATGCGTACCGGTACCAATGATGAGATCGACCTTCCGGTGACGGTGACGCCGCTTGGCGCGATCTCGCGTCTGGAGCACGCAGTTGGTGATTTCGAGGCGGAGCAGGAACACTTCCGCCAGGGTCTCATTGACGCGCGCAGGCGGCTGGCCGCTTACCAGTCACGGGAAGGCGGAGACTTCGCCTTCGCCGCCGAACTCGCCGACAAGCGCCAGCAGCTCTGCGCGATCGAGGCCGAGCTCGCCAACGACAGCGAGAGCCCAGCCAACCGGATTGCCGCGTGA
- a CDS encoding DUF7007 domain-containing protein, producing the protein MTQRTPDPISPTTPDSPGVLFARTREDFLAARIGDYAFAMLPGHSGRYYFASAWLLYKPMEEWAHADFYSRSGEVADEAAFRARVAESAEHLRQRAALGRREIHSTANTPWGASQGATVYADGVVCHSTAGHGGFHLDAAHNAKVHPALRTRGGWYEEDSAWAAVAQAFPELFTDYERHHAEQTIRDWYPDVWEAIHGRSLLPGESHEKDRRTFERDHAADWIVVSAITSEHRKGFVEVVATLGGKRGPGTEERRFLVPADEYQVGRFGFVIDETRHSLYGGLSSFVGWQP; encoded by the coding sequence ATGACGCAACGCACCCCCGATCCGATCAGCCCTACAACCCCCGATTCGCCGGGGGTTTTGTTTGCCCGGACCCGCGAAGATTTTCTCGCTGCCAGGATCGGCGACTATGCCTTCGCGATGCTGCCGGGCCACAGCGGCCGTTATTACTTCGCATCGGCCTGGCTGCTGTACAAGCCGATGGAAGAATGGGCGCACGCTGACTTCTATAGCCGAAGCGGCGAGGTCGCCGACGAAGCCGCCTTCCGCGCGCGCGTCGCGGAAAGTGCCGAGCATCTGAGGCAACGCGCGGCACTTGGCCGTCGCGAAATACACTCCACGGCGAACACGCCGTGGGGTGCCTCGCAGGGTGCGACGGTCTATGCCGACGGCGTCGTCTGTCATTCGACAGCCGGTCACGGCGGCTTCCATCTCGATGCGGCCCACAATGCGAAGGTACACCCTGCACTTCGCACAAGAGGCGGCTGGTACGAGGAAGATTCCGCCTGGGCCGCCGTCGCCCAGGCGTTTCCGGAGCTGTTCACGGACTACGAACGCCACCATGCCGAGCAGACCATTCGCGACTGGTATCCGGACGTTTGGGAAGCGATCCATGGCCGCTCGCTTCTGCCGGGCGAATCTCACGAGAAGGATCGCCGCACGTTCGAGCGTGACCATGCCGCGGACTGGATTGTCGTTTCCGCGATCACATCCGAGCACCGAAAAGGGTTCGTCGAGGTCGTCGCCACGCTGGGCGGCAAACGCGGTCCGGGTACTGAGGAGCGCCGCTTTCTCGTTCCCGCGGACGAATATCAGGTCGGCCGCTTCGGCTTCGTCATCGATGAGACTCGGCACTCTCTCTATGGCGGTCTGTCGAGCTTTGTCGGCTGGCAACCATAG
- a CDS encoding MbcA/ParS/Xre antitoxin family protein has protein sequence MGLAQYADDGFFAPRKIAQALRTTSEEVARTAGLGRDAVQRKDRVRSDRTQRRLREMMEVLNKLEPRFGSALMAYAWYRSEPLPGFSGQTAMQLVRSGRAEDVLDYIDAVDAGVHA, from the coding sequence ATGGGTCTGGCCCAGTACGCCGATGATGGATTTTTCGCCCCGCGCAAGATCGCTCAGGCGCTGCGCACCACGAGCGAGGAGGTCGCCCGTACGGCGGGGCTCGGCCGGGATGCGGTGCAGCGCAAGGACCGGGTGCGGTCGGACCGCACCCAGCGGCGGCTGCGCGAGATGATGGAGGTCCTCAACAAGCTCGAGCCGCGCTTCGGCTCGGCGCTCATGGCTTATGCATGGTATCGGTCGGAGCCGCTGCCGGGCTTTTCGGGACAGACGGCGATGCAGCTCGTGCGCAGCGGACGTGCTGAGGATGTTCTCGACTATATCGACGCAGTCGACGCGGGCGTTCACGCCTGA